In Deltaproteobacteria bacterium, the genomic window TCCAGAAAATCGTTGATCATCTGAAGTAACGACGAGGCCCCCTTGAGGGCCGTGCCCGCTATGGCCTCTTGCTCGCCTTCCAGTCCCATGTACAGGAGAAGATCGAGGTTGGAGATCACTGCCGAAAGCGGACTCTTGAAATCGTGAACCACCATCTGGACCAGTTCGTCTCGCTCCCTTCCGGTCAGTTCCAGTTCCCTTTGCTTGATCTCCAGTTCTCGGGCCGTCCGCTCATAGAGTTCCTTTTCCTGTCGGACCCGCTCCAGGAGGCAGACGTTCTCCACCATGGGCGCGACGATCCGGGCATATCCGACCATCAGGTCCAGATCCCCCACCGTGAAGGATTCGTCGTCCTCCCGGTCCGAGGCGTTGACCACCCCCAAAAGGCCGTTGCCGTGTTCCGACAGGAGAGGAACGCACAAAAGCGAGTCCGTCTGATAGGAGCCACCCCGCCTGCCGAAACGAAGATCCTGGTTGATGTCCTCGACGAGCAACGGCTCCAGATGGACGCTGACGTACCCGGACACCGAGTGGGGATCAATGGGCAAAACCTTGCCCCTGATCCGCTCGTTGGTGGCGGCCATAATCTTCAGGGTCTTATCTCTGCCCTCGGCCAGCATGATCGAACCGGCCCTGGCTTGGACGCTGGCCAGGAGAATCCCTATGCTTTTCTGAAGCCTATCCTCCAGACGGTGCTTTTGGTCCGTGAGCACGGACAGCATCTGGAGAACAAAGGAATCCCTCTGGCCGTTGCAAACGGTCATGCCCTGTTCCGGTCCGGGCCTATCCGCA contains:
- a CDS encoding GAF domain-containing protein, whose translation is MTVCNGQRDSFVLQMLSVLTDQKHRLEDRLQKSIGILLASVQARAGSIMLAEGRDKTLKIMAATNERIRGKVLPIDPHSVSGYVSVHLEPLLVEDINQDLRFGRRGGSYQTDSLLCVPLLSEHGNGLLGVVNASDREDDESFTVGDLDLMVGYARIVAPMVENVCLLERVRQEKELYERTARELEIKQRELELTGRERDELVQMVVHDFKSPLSAVISNLDLLLYMGLEGEQEAIAGTALKGASSLLQMINDFLDIARIDHWRERSGKLVPVDLQAAAQEVADELRPMSEAKGQVMIVPDSEAVMVMADGDLLRHLLQNLFSNAVKYTPEGGRIAMGWSTWESRRKQDPYGKVVKFWVEDDGPGVADDLKEAVFEKFLRTREARDSNVQGTGIGLFFCRKIATLLQGRIWVEDAEPHGSRFCVILFRSEDE